One Blastopirellula marina genomic window carries:
- a CDS encoding PfkB family carbohydrate kinase, whose product MSHDKPNRSPLILGEVLFDCFPDGKQVLGGAPFNVAWNLQGLGFEPTMVSAIGDDAEGKTVLSAMSDWGMRQDQIQTCDEKPTGAVKVTIDNGEPKYDILQDRAWDFVQPPSIDNYDSYSYLYYGSLAYRSPQTAETIRRVINESQLPRFVDLNLRPPWFEESWVPTLVDGADWLKLNHEELQKLTGISCETRENVQKAVEKFRNVHKVANFCITSGSKGAYLATEDGAGIEIAVTKPDPLVDTVGAGDAFASVLLAGLIAGRPLRQVGEAASRFAGKVCQNNGATCRDKSFYENVLP is encoded by the coding sequence GTGTCGCACGACAAACCAAATCGTTCACCGTTGATTCTCGGTGAAGTCCTTTTCGACTGTTTTCCAGATGGAAAGCAAGTCCTTGGCGGGGCTCCTTTCAATGTTGCTTGGAATCTCCAAGGCCTGGGTTTTGAACCGACCATGGTTTCCGCGATCGGCGATGATGCCGAGGGGAAGACCGTGTTATCGGCGATGTCCGATTGGGGTATGCGGCAAGATCAAATACAGACGTGCGACGAGAAGCCGACCGGGGCGGTCAAAGTGACCATCGACAACGGCGAGCCGAAGTACGACATTCTTCAGGATCGCGCTTGGGACTTCGTTCAACCTCCCTCGATCGACAATTACGATTCGTACTCGTATCTCTACTACGGAAGTTTGGCTTATCGCAGCCCGCAGACCGCAGAAACGATCCGCCGGGTGATCAACGAGAGCCAACTACCAAGGTTCGTCGACCTGAATCTTCGGCCACCATGGTTTGAAGAGTCTTGGGTGCCAACGTTAGTGGATGGAGCCGATTGGTTGAAATTGAACCACGAAGAACTTCAGAAACTCACGGGAATATCGTGCGAGACTCGTGAAAATGTTCAAAAGGCCGTCGAAAAATTCCGTAATGTTCATAAAGTCGCCAATTTCTGCATCACCTCTGGCTCTAAAGGCGCCTATCTGGCCACAGAGGACGGTGCTGGCATCGAAATTGCTGTAACTAAACCCGATCCTCTCGTCGACACGGTCGGAGCGGGTGATGCTTTTGCCTCAGTTCTTCTTGCAGGACTGATTGCGGGACGCCCTCTGCGACAGGTTGGCGAGGCGGCGTCCCGATTTGCCGGGAAAGTGTGTCAGAATAATGGAGCGACCTGTCGTGACAAGTCGTTCTATGAAAACGTGCTCCCGTAA
- a CDS encoding HAD-IIB family hydrolase, translated as MKIALISLHGLIRAKDPELGRDADTGGQVKYVLELAEELAQQPGVTEVELLTRQIIDDRVSSEYGLVEEPICENAKIVRIPFGPKRYIRKESLWPYIEFFVDQALAYYRRAGLPDLIHGHYADAGLAGAQLARLLHIPFVFTGHSLGRVKQQRLLDKGKSLEDLERRYKLSQRIEAEEVALETASMVVASTSQEVEQQYEIYENYVPGRMEVIPPGVNLNSFSAPESQETEYPIGPGIERFLRDPSKPPLIAMARPDERKNLEMLVRVFGESERLRELSNLVLVMGTRERLKDLASAQRRIVEQILGKIDDYDLYGSVAYPKMHTPSDVPDIYRWGKQRRGVFVNPALTEPFGLTLLEAAATGLPIVATNDGGPRDIIANCQNGLLVDPLDPEAIEKSLLRMLTEPKQWDDWSEKGAAGAKKHYSWANHAKRYWRDVNDILDHSAEPVLARNAKVRRMPNFDRLIITDLDNTLTGDDAALQELLETVKEHEYIGFGISTGRRLDSAMELIEEMKLPRPDLICAGVGTELYYGENLTNDRSWRKQIGLHWTPKEIRKLFEGVDGIFVQKDHQQSEFKISFDVDTSVAPSIPKIKRMLREAGIRARVVFSRGMYLDIIPNRGGPGVAVRHVLYKWGFSPEKVLVAGDSGNDEGMLKGRTLGVVVGNYSPELERLRDWPRIYFAEGHHARGILEGINYYQFLENITIPNDRHE; from the coding sequence ATGAAGATCGCACTGATCAGCTTACACGGATTAATCCGCGCGAAAGATCCCGAGCTAGGTCGGGACGCCGACACCGGCGGCCAGGTTAAATACGTTCTCGAATTGGCCGAAGAGTTAGCACAACAACCAGGCGTGACCGAGGTCGAACTCCTCACGCGGCAGATTATCGATGACCGTGTCTCATCAGAATACGGACTCGTCGAGGAACCAATTTGTGAAAACGCAAAGATCGTTCGTATTCCCTTCGGCCCGAAGCGGTATATCCGCAAGGAATCGCTTTGGCCTTACATCGAATTCTTTGTCGACCAGGCTCTCGCGTACTATCGCCGGGCAGGCTTGCCTGACCTTATCCACGGTCATTACGCCGACGCTGGATTGGCTGGCGCCCAATTGGCCCGCCTTTTACACATTCCCTTTGTTTTCACCGGCCACTCGCTGGGGCGTGTGAAACAGCAACGCTTGCTCGACAAGGGGAAATCTCTCGAAGACCTCGAACGACGCTATAAGCTTTCGCAGCGGATCGAGGCGGAAGAAGTCGCGTTGGAGACGGCTTCTATGGTGGTTGCCAGTACCAGTCAGGAAGTCGAGCAACAGTACGAGATTTACGAGAATTACGTACCTGGACGAATGGAAGTCATCCCGCCGGGCGTAAATCTAAATTCCTTCTCCGCACCTGAATCGCAAGAGACGGAGTACCCGATTGGTCCCGGCATCGAACGTTTTCTTCGCGATCCGAGTAAGCCACCCTTGATTGCGATGGCGCGCCCGGACGAACGTAAGAACCTCGAGATGCTGGTCCGTGTGTTCGGTGAAAGCGAACGCCTGCGTGAGTTGTCCAATTTAGTATTGGTGATGGGAACACGCGAACGCTTGAAGGATCTGGCATCGGCTCAACGGCGGATTGTTGAACAGATCCTCGGCAAGATCGACGACTACGATCTGTACGGTTCGGTTGCCTATCCGAAAATGCACACGCCAAGCGATGTCCCCGATATTTATCGTTGGGGTAAGCAGCGGCGCGGTGTCTTCGTGAACCCAGCATTGACCGAACCGTTTGGGCTGACGCTGCTCGAAGCTGCCGCGACGGGTTTGCCGATTGTCGCCACCAACGACGGTGGTCCACGCGACATCATTGCCAACTGTCAAAACGGTTTGCTCGTCGATCCGCTTGATCCCGAGGCGATCGAAAAGTCGTTACTCCGGATGCTGACCGAACCAAAACAATGGGATGATTGGTCGGAGAAGGGGGCCGCTGGCGCCAAGAAGCATTATTCGTGGGCCAACCATGCCAAGCGTTATTGGCGCGATGTCAACGATATCCTGGATCACTCGGCCGAGCCGGTCTTAGCTAGAAATGCCAAGGTTCGAAGGATGCCGAACTTCGATCGGCTGATCATCACCGATCTTGATAATACGCTGACTGGCGACGATGCCGCGCTCCAGGAATTGCTGGAAACCGTCAAGGAACACGAGTACATCGGCTTCGGGATTTCGACCGGCCGACGACTCGATAGTGCGATGGAACTGATCGAAGAGATGAAGCTCCCCCGGCCCGACTTGATCTGCGCCGGCGTGGGAACAGAACTCTATTATGGAGAAAATTTGACCAACGATCGAAGTTGGCGCAAACAGATCGGTTTGCACTGGACTCCGAAGGAAATTCGGAAACTATTCGAGGGTGTTGATGGAATCTTTGTGCAAAAAGATCATCAACAATCCGAGTTCAAAATCAGCTTCGATGTCGATACGAGCGTGGCGCCGAGTATTCCTAAAATCAAGCGAATGCTGCGAGAAGCAGGCATTCGGGCTCGCGTGGTTTTCTCGCGGGGCATGTATTTAGACATCATCCCGAATCGAGGCGGCCCGGGAGTGGCAGTGCGGCACGTGCTTTATAAATGGGGTTTTTCCCCGGAAAAAGTACTCGTCGCAGGCGACAGCGGCAATGATGAGGGTATGTTGAAAGGGCGCACACTTGGAGTGGTTGTAGGGAATTACAGTCCTGAGCTCGAGAGACTCCGCGATTGGCCCCGTATCTATTTCGCAGAAGGGCATCATGCGCGAGGTATCCTGGAGGGAATTAACTACTACCAGTTCTTAGAAAACATCACGATACCCAATGATCGGCACGAGTAG
- a CDS encoding alpha-amylase family glycosyl hydrolase has product MIGTSRNGQPEQLHVEAEISLKRILPRLEAIWSEDEVSAGLARDFTQRLVAEWPRLFRLLYTLYSSRYDFFYHLEEIINTAARGWQQRSDELRAQDDHRLNDPTWFQSEQMVGGALYVDLFSENLNKLRECIPYFTDLGLTYVHLMPLFAVRPGDNDGGYAISNYRSVDPRLGTIDDLRELADEFRAAGISLVLDFVFNHTSDDHYWAQHAQAGDVEYQQFYYCFPDRTVPDQYERTLREIFPTVRRGNFTWHDGMQKWVWTTFNSFQWDLNYHNPAVFRAMLEEMLFIANTGVDILRLDAVAFIWKRIGTNCENLPEAHLLIQAFNCLAGIAAPGLVFKSEAIVHPDEVVKYIDEDECQISYNPTLMALLWESLATRSTRLLKKSLSHRHRLPVGTSWVNYLRCHDDIGWTFDDEDAAQLGISGYDHRQFLNNFYTGQFPGSFARGVPFQHNPATGDMRISGTLASLAGLEQAIEFHDPKLIDMSVRRMCLLYGITLSIGGIPLLYLGEEWGMLNDYDFVKDPAKAGDTRWIHRPKMKWEYLQDFKQNVDEQNGSIRGKIFKSIQRLISLRKNLPSLSGQQMDLVPVDNPHVLGFVRHHEGSRTLILANFTEEEQRVPANNIRTGGLGRFFQDLITETEIATHDDLIMQPYGLLWLERI; this is encoded by the coding sequence ATGATCGGCACGAGTAGGAATGGACAACCCGAACAATTGCACGTCGAGGCAGAGATCTCGCTCAAGCGAATCTTGCCACGATTAGAGGCAATTTGGTCGGAGGATGAGGTCTCGGCCGGCTTAGCACGTGATTTTACGCAGCGATTAGTGGCCGAGTGGCCGCGGTTATTTCGCTTGCTCTACACGTTGTACAGCAGTCGTTACGATTTCTTTTATCACTTGGAAGAAATCATCAATACTGCGGCGCGCGGGTGGCAGCAACGTAGCGATGAGTTACGTGCCCAAGACGACCATCGTCTGAACGACCCAACTTGGTTCCAATCGGAACAGATGGTCGGTGGTGCGCTGTACGTTGATCTCTTCTCAGAGAATCTCAATAAGCTACGCGAGTGCATTCCGTACTTCACCGATCTCGGACTGACCTACGTCCATCTAATGCCCCTGTTCGCGGTTCGACCTGGCGACAACGATGGTGGTTATGCGATTAGCAACTACCGCAGCGTTGATCCGCGTCTGGGAACGATTGACGATCTGCGTGAACTGGCCGACGAATTCCGCGCCGCGGGAATCTCCCTGGTGCTCGATTTCGTTTTTAACCATACATCGGACGATCACTACTGGGCCCAGCATGCCCAAGCCGGCGATGTCGAGTATCAACAGTTCTATTACTGTTTCCCCGATCGCACCGTTCCGGACCAGTACGAGCGAACCCTGCGAGAGATCTTTCCGACCGTGCGTCGCGGGAATTTCACTTGGCACGACGGGATGCAGAAGTGGGTTTGGACCACCTTCAATAGCTTCCAATGGGATTTGAATTATCACAATCCCGCCGTCTTTCGAGCAATGCTTGAAGAGATGTTGTTCATCGCGAACACCGGCGTCGACATCTTACGGCTCGACGCGGTCGCGTTCATCTGGAAGCGGATTGGGACCAATTGCGAGAATCTGCCCGAAGCGCATTTGCTGATTCAAGCCTTCAATTGTCTGGCAGGGATTGCTGCTCCGGGATTGGTCTTCAAATCGGAAGCAATCGTGCATCCCGACGAGGTGGTGAAGTACATCGACGAGGACGAGTGTCAAATCTCGTACAACCCGACCCTCATGGCACTATTGTGGGAGTCGCTCGCGACCCGCAGCACACGGCTTTTGAAAAAATCGCTAAGTCATCGTCATCGCTTGCCAGTTGGGACTTCGTGGGTCAATTACCTTCGTTGTCACGACGACATCGGCTGGACATTCGACGATGAAGATGCCGCGCAACTCGGGATCAGCGGTTACGATCATCGACAATTCTTGAACAACTTTTACACAGGCCAATTTCCTGGTTCGTTCGCGCGTGGTGTGCCATTTCAGCACAATCCGGCAACGGGCGATATGCGAATTTCTGGGACGTTGGCGTCGCTGGCAGGGCTTGAACAAGCGATCGAGTTTCACGATCCGAAACTGATCGACATGTCGGTACGGCGAATGTGCTTGTTGTATGGAATCACACTCAGCATCGGTGGCATTCCTTTGCTCTATCTCGGCGAGGAATGGGGGATGCTGAATGATTATGATTTCGTGAAAGATCCGGCAAAAGCGGGCGATACTCGGTGGATTCATCGCCCCAAAATGAAATGGGAATATCTCCAAGACTTCAAACAAAACGTCGACGAACAGAACGGTTCGATTCGCGGCAAGATCTTCAAATCGATCCAGCGATTGATCTCGCTTCGGAAGAACTTGCCCTCACTATCGGGGCAGCAGATGGACCTCGTTCCTGTCGATAATCCCCACGTCTTGGGCTTTGTTCGCCATCACGAAGGGAGCCGAACACTGATCCTGGCTAACTTCACCGAAGAAGAGCAGCGGGTGCCTGCCAACAACATCCGAACCGGCGGACTCGGTCGCTTCTTCCAAGATCTGATTACAGAGACCGAAATCGCTACGCATGATGATCTGATTATGCAGCCTTACGGACTATTGTGGCTGGAACGGATCTAA
- a CDS encoding DUF2126 domain-containing protein, whose translation MAILTALHHSTTYHYDRKIALGAQTIRLRPAPHCRTPIHSYSLRINPKPHFMNWQQDPHGNFAARVVFPEKVDHFTVEVDLVAEMTVINPFDFFLEPTAEDFPFTYDDALKTDLAPFLKLEPQGPLLTEYLTGVDITPRRTVDFLVDINRRLQQDINYTVRLEPGVQTPEQTLERRLGSCRDSAWLLVQMLRHFGLAARFASGYICQLTPDIKSLDGPSGPEQDFTDLHAWAEVFLPGAGWVGLDPTSGLMAGEGHIPLACTPSPITAAPISGGLEECEVTFDFDMKITRFHEDPRVTKPYTDEEWNNIQSLGHEVDEHLAKVGIKMTMGGEPTFVSIDDMEGDEWNTAAVGPTKRGLADKLMKRLYKRFGEGGFLHYGQGKWYPGESLPRWAFRCYWRQDGERIWQDPALLAEDGMNYGHDSDTAMQFTRRLAEQLSVEPAHVNFGYEDAFYYTWMERRLPANVDIHDSKLEDEEERSRIAKIFEQGLTSPVGCVLPLRYLWWTPQPCWESGEWAVRSDELFLIPGDSPMGLRLPLKSLLYETEGQAAALFPLDPMAEAAPLPSYAEFMARRSPAMVGGDSGKPWSIKTTGGDDYRTAARPQGMSGQSLESDEFFSPGDWSGAGGVNPLNPVIRTAMCVEPRNGCLHVFMPPVDRIDGYLELLTAIEATAASMNTPVIIEGYLPPHDDRIQHLSVTPDPGVIEVNVHPANNWQELVDITTGVYEDAHHTRLGTEKFNRDGTHTGTGGGNHVVLGGPTPAESPFLKRPDILRSLIGYWHNHPSLSYLFSGNFIGPTSQAPRVDEGRRDAIYELKIAFEQIPDKGQFSPWLVDRVFRNLLVDITGNTHRAEFCIDKLFSPDSSSGRRGLLEFRAFEMPPHARMSLTQQLLLRALMARFAETPYKAPLVDWDTSLHDRFMLPHFNYQDFEDVIEETQEAGFRVEPYWFLPHFEFKFPKIGEFSHRGVQVELRKAIEPWYVLGEESGQGFTARYVDSSLERLQVKIRGAIPGRHFMTCNGRRIPLHPTGTEQEYVAGVRYRAWQPPSCLHPTIPVDEPLTFDLYDAWFERNLAGCRYHVGHPGGNNPEVFPVNAFEAESRRGTRFEKMGHTPGYVPLPPEESSSEFPFTLDMRRGKTKHL comes from the coding sequence ATGGCGATCCTGACGGCTCTGCATCATTCCACTACCTATCATTACGATCGCAAGATTGCGCTCGGCGCTCAGACGATCCGTTTACGACCGGCTCCACACTGTCGGACCCCGATTCATAGTTACTCGCTGAGGATCAATCCAAAGCCGCACTTCATGAATTGGCAGCAAGATCCTCACGGCAATTTTGCCGCGCGGGTCGTGTTCCCTGAGAAGGTCGATCACTTTACGGTCGAGGTCGATTTGGTCGCGGAAATGACCGTGATCAATCCGTTCGACTTCTTCCTTGAACCGACCGCGGAAGATTTTCCGTTCACGTACGACGACGCGTTGAAGACCGATCTGGCTCCATTTTTGAAGCTCGAGCCCCAAGGTCCACTTCTTACCGAGTATCTCACAGGCGTCGACATCACGCCGCGACGAACGGTCGACTTTCTGGTCGACATCAATCGACGGTTGCAGCAAGACATCAATTACACTGTTCGACTTGAACCAGGCGTGCAAACTCCTGAGCAAACGTTGGAACGCCGTTTAGGTTCGTGTCGCGACTCGGCTTGGCTGCTGGTGCAGATGTTGCGTCACTTCGGCCTGGCTGCACGGTTCGCTTCGGGCTACATCTGTCAGCTGACGCCTGACATCAAGTCGCTTGATGGTCCGTCGGGGCCCGAACAAGACTTCACCGATTTGCACGCATGGGCTGAAGTCTTCTTGCCTGGGGCCGGCTGGGTGGGGCTTGACCCAACCTCCGGTTTGATGGCAGGAGAAGGGCACATTCCACTGGCGTGCACTCCGTCGCCCATAACGGCTGCACCTATCTCTGGCGGGCTGGAAGAATGCGAAGTCACTTTCGACTTCGACATGAAGATTACTCGCTTCCATGAAGACCCACGTGTTACCAAGCCGTACACCGACGAAGAATGGAACAATATCCAATCACTCGGTCACGAAGTGGATGAGCATCTCGCGAAAGTCGGCATCAAGATGACGATGGGTGGCGAGCCCACGTTTGTCTCCATCGACGACATGGAAGGGGACGAGTGGAACACGGCCGCTGTCGGTCCTACCAAACGCGGCTTGGCAGACAAGCTTATGAAGCGTTTGTATAAACGCTTCGGCGAAGGGGGATTTCTCCATTACGGACAAGGGAAATGGTACCCTGGCGAATCACTGCCGCGTTGGGCGTTCCGTTGCTATTGGCGGCAAGACGGCGAACGTATCTGGCAAGATCCCGCTCTGTTGGCCGAAGATGGCATGAACTATGGTCACGATAGCGATACGGCCATGCAGTTCACGCGACGGTTGGCCGAACAATTGAGCGTGGAACCTGCCCACGTCAACTTTGGCTACGAAGACGCATTCTACTATACCTGGATGGAACGCCGTCTGCCCGCGAATGTCGATATTCATGACTCAAAGCTCGAGGACGAAGAAGAACGTTCCCGGATTGCAAAGATCTTCGAGCAAGGTCTGACATCGCCCGTCGGCTGCGTGTTGCCACTGCGGTATCTGTGGTGGACACCTCAGCCTTGTTGGGAAAGTGGCGAATGGGCCGTTCGTAGCGACGAATTGTTCCTCATCCCCGGCGACTCGCCGATGGGGCTTCGCTTGCCGCTGAAGTCGCTGTTGTACGAAACGGAAGGCCAAGCGGCGGCACTGTTCCCGCTTGATCCGATGGCCGAAGCAGCTCCTCTGCCGTCGTACGCCGAGTTCATGGCCCGACGCTCACCGGCCATGGTCGGTGGTGATTCTGGCAAGCCTTGGTCGATTAAAACGACCGGAGGAGACGACTACCGAACTGCGGCTCGTCCACAAGGGATGAGCGGGCAAAGCTTGGAATCGGACGAGTTCTTCTCGCCTGGCGATTGGAGCGGAGCTGGCGGCGTCAATCCACTTAATCCTGTGATTCGCACCGCTATGTGTGTCGAACCTCGTAATGGCTGTCTGCATGTCTTTATGCCGCCGGTCGACCGAATCGACGGTTACCTGGAACTGCTAACCGCGATCGAAGCGACGGCTGCTTCGATGAACACCCCGGTCATCATCGAAGGCTACTTGCCTCCGCACGACGATCGCATCCAGCACTTGAGTGTGACGCCCGACCCAGGCGTGATTGAAGTCAATGTCCATCCCGCCAATAACTGGCAGGAACTGGTCGACATCACGACCGGCGTCTACGAGGACGCGCACCACACGCGGCTCGGAACGGAGAAGTTCAATCGCGACGGAACTCACACCGGAACGGGTGGTGGTAACCACGTGGTGTTGGGTGGTCCGACCCCAGCAGAAAGTCCGTTCCTCAAGCGGCCAGATATCCTGCGCAGCTTGATCGGCTATTGGCACAATCATCCATCGTTGTCGTACTTGTTCAGCGGCAACTTCATCGGCCCCACCAGCCAGGCCCCACGCGTCGACGAAGGTCGTCGTGATGCGATCTACGAATTGAAGATTGCCTTTGAACAGATTCCCGATAAGGGGCAGTTCTCGCCGTGGCTGGTCGACCGTGTCTTCCGCAATCTGTTGGTCGACATCACCGGGAACACCCACCGAGCCGAGTTCTGTATTGATAAGCTGTTCTCGCCCGATAGCTCGTCTGGACGGCGCGGTTTGCTGGAATTCCGCGCGTTCGAGATGCCGCCGCACGCTCGTATGAGCCTTACGCAGCAGCTACTACTTCGCGCATTGATGGCTCGGTTTGCCGAAACGCCATACAAGGCACCACTGGTCGACTGGGATACGAGTCTGCACGATCGATTCATGCTGCCTCACTTCAACTACCAAGACTTCGAGGACGTGATTGAAGAGACCCAGGAAGCAGGCTTCCGGGTCGAACCCTACTGGTTCCTACCTCACTTCGAGTTCAAATTCCCTAAAATCGGGGAGTTCTCACATCGTGGTGTCCAGGTCGAACTGCGAAAAGCAATCGAACCTTGGTACGTGTTGGGGGAAGAGTCAGGCCAAGGTTTCACGGCGCGCTACGTCGATTCGTCGTTGGAGCGTCTGCAGGTCAAAATTCGCGGTGCGATCCCAGGTCGGCACTTCATGACTTGCAACGGAAGACGCATTCCACTCCACCCAACGGGTACCGAACAGGAATACGTTGCGGGGGTACGGTATCGCGCATGGCAGCCCCCAAGTTGCCTACACCCAACGATACCGGTAGACGAACCGTTAACTTTCGACCTGTACGATGCCTGGTTTGAACGAAATTTGGCGGGATGCCGCTACCACGTTGGGCACCCTGGCGGAAATAATCCAGAGGTGTTCCCTGTGAATGCCTTCGAGGCCGAATCCCGACGCGGTACGCGGTTCGAGAAAATGGGCCATACGCCTGGTTACGTGCCACTGCCACCGGAAGAGTCCTCGAGCGAATTCCCCTTCACGCTTGATATGAGAAGGGGTAAAACCAAGCATCTGTAA
- a CDS encoding circularly permuted type 2 ATP-grasp protein has protein sequence MTRIPAQNDAPTDLFAPYKPLGDVYDEFHDGTQIRPHWQSYVKGMREIGAAEFQRRWNQMQKVLDRTGLAYAGAGIGSPEQDRRARPWELDPLPVLFPADEWSQVVQGLKQRGRLLQMVLQDLYGPQDLVRSGVLPAEVLFRHPGYYRCFHGQNPPSGNYLYFYAADLSRSPDGSWWVQGDRSESPSGSGFALENRIIQSRMTPSLFHRENVQRLAGYFMMVKEAVLRSCSRVTNPRVVILSNGSESSNYFEDAYLARYLGYTLVEPGDLAVRGNRVMLKTLGGLLPVDVILRRPNSDQCDPLEISQCTGGIAELLQVCRMKNVVVLNPLGSGIVESPIFMTFMPQLCQHLLGEQLILPGVATWRCGDRDALGYVLDNIDNLVIKPAYRQRGTRTPVYRVTSEEKKEKLIRMIQADPAMFVAQEQVARSTSPVYERKSLRPAHIAMRAFGVMGQSEFEIMPGGLVRLTGELQPLEASLQVGERSKDAWVLSSSPIARVTLLKQPEHGVELKRTGGELPSRIAENLFWLGRNLERADVTARVLRTTISRLTSEEQIDEMPEVLILLRTMAEMGMIETGYGVTEMRKQLPPIERNLAANIFDEQNSMSLRSIVTQIFRLTSRSRDRVSADSWRILHRVDQGFQAPTTGYWDLSDCLALLDDLVLDLAAFSGIISESITRTQVYHFLDMGRRMERATQSSRLMRNCLVLPAGDLSSILEALLEISDSLITYRSRYLEEMHLGAVLDLLVTDETNPRSIARQLAQLLDHVNGLPSVGKHAGYTVEQRLAMSMLHEVRMFDVTRVRAPDALVAGESLHLLLQEIESLLPKLSDVVTQRYLVHSMPQSHLVEIRP, from the coding sequence GTGACCAGAATTCCCGCACAAAACGATGCTCCGACCGATCTTTTCGCGCCGTACAAGCCGCTGGGCGATGTGTACGACGAGTTTCATGACGGTACGCAAATTCGTCCTCACTGGCAAAGTTATGTCAAAGGGATGCGGGAAATTGGTGCCGCTGAATTCCAGCGACGTTGGAACCAGATGCAGAAGGTCCTTGACCGGACCGGTCTGGCGTACGCCGGGGCTGGGATTGGTAGTCCAGAACAAGATCGCCGTGCCCGACCGTGGGAACTCGATCCGCTGCCAGTGTTGTTTCCGGCTGACGAGTGGAGCCAGGTCGTTCAAGGCTTGAAGCAGCGGGGCCGTTTGCTGCAGATGGTGCTTCAGGACCTGTATGGCCCTCAAGATCTCGTTCGCAGTGGTGTGCTGCCAGCGGAAGTCCTCTTCCGTCATCCAGGCTACTACCGCTGCTTCCATGGCCAAAATCCACCGAGCGGCAACTACCTCTATTTCTATGCTGCCGACCTTTCACGGTCGCCGGATGGAAGCTGGTGGGTGCAAGGAGATCGTAGCGAGTCTCCCTCCGGTAGTGGCTTTGCGCTTGAAAATCGGATCATTCAATCCAGAATGACGCCCAGCTTGTTCCATCGCGAGAACGTCCAGCGGTTGGCTGGCTACTTCATGATGGTCAAGGAAGCCGTGCTACGGTCTTGCTCGCGAGTGACCAATCCACGTGTGGTCATTCTGAGTAACGGTTCGGAAAGCTCGAACTACTTTGAAGACGCCTACCTCGCGCGTTACCTCGGTTACACCTTGGTCGAGCCGGGCGATTTGGCCGTCCGCGGTAATCGCGTGATGCTCAAAACGCTGGGCGGCCTCCTGCCGGTCGATGTTATTCTCCGTCGACCCAACAGCGATCAGTGCGATCCGCTCGAGATTAGCCAATGCACGGGCGGTATTGCCGAGCTACTCCAAGTATGCCGGATGAAGAATGTCGTCGTGCTTAATCCGCTGGGATCTGGCATTGTCGAATCGCCCATTTTCATGACCTTCATGCCGCAGCTTTGTCAGCACTTGCTCGGCGAGCAATTGATCTTGCCGGGCGTGGCAACCTGGCGATGTGGCGATCGCGATGCGCTCGGATATGTGCTCGATAACATCGACAACCTGGTCATCAAGCCAGCCTATCGCCAACGAGGCACGCGGACGCCCGTTTATCGGGTGACCAGCGAAGAGAAGAAAGAAAAGCTGATCCGCATGATCCAGGCCGATCCGGCCATGTTCGTCGCGCAAGAACAGGTCGCTCGTTCCACGAGCCCCGTGTACGAGCGGAAGTCGCTCCGACCGGCCCACATCGCAATGCGAGCATTCGGGGTCATGGGACAAAGCGAGTTCGAGATCATGCCGGGCGGGTTGGTTCGTCTCACCGGCGAGCTTCAGCCGCTCGAAGCTTCGCTGCAAGTGGGCGAACGTAGTAAGGATGCCTGGGTCCTATCATCATCGCCGATTGCGCGTGTTACCCTGCTGAAACAACCCGAGCATGGCGTCGAGCTCAAGCGAACCGGCGGCGAACTTCCTAGCCGCATTGCAGAAAACTTGTTCTGGCTCGGCCGAAATTTGGAACGAGCCGATGTCACTGCACGTGTTTTGAGAACCACGATCTCGCGTTTGACGAGCGAAGAACAAATTGACGAGATGCCAGAAGTGCTCATCCTGCTCCGGACGATGGCCGAGATGGGGATGATCGAAACAGGTTATGGCGTCACGGAAATGCGAAAGCAACTGCCGCCGATCGAACGTAATCTGGCCGCGAATATCTTCGACGAACAAAACTCGATGAGCTTGCGTTCGATTGTAACGCAGATATTCCGTCTCACTTCGCGAAGTCGCGATCGTGTCTCGGCCGATAGTTGGCGAATTCTGCACCGCGTCGATCAAGGATTCCAGGCACCAACGACCGGCTATTGGGATTTGTCCGACTGCTTGGCATTGCTCGACGATCTGGTCCTCGACTTGGCGGCGTTCAGCGGTATCATTTCCGAAAGTATCACCCGTACTCAGGTATATCACTTCCTAGACATGGGACGCCGTATGGAGCGGGCCACGCAAAGTTCGCGTCTAATGCGAAACTGCCTGGTACTTCCCGCGGGCGATTTATCCTCGATCTTGGAAGCACTGCTGGAAATCTCGGACAGTTTGATCACCTACCGATCGCGATATCTGGAAGAGATGCACCTCGGCGCCGTACTCGATCTGCTGGTCACCGACGAAACGAACCCACGTTCGATCGCCCGTCAATTGGCTCAGCTGTTAGATCACGTTAACGGCCTGCCAAGCGTCGGAAAGCACGCCGGATATACGGTCGAGCAGCGACTCGCTATGTCGATGCTGCACGAAGTTCGCATGTTTGATGTCACCCGGGTGCGTGCCCCTGATGCCCTCGTCGCGGGCGAATCGCTACACTTACTGCTGCAGGAAATCGAATCGCTGCTGCCGAAATTGTCGGATGTTGTGACGCAGAGATATTTGGTTCACTCGATGCCCCAATCTCACCTCGTCGAGATTCGCCCCTAA